A stretch of Primulina tabacum isolate GXHZ01 chromosome 13, ASM2559414v2, whole genome shotgun sequence DNA encodes these proteins:
- the LOC142523260 gene encoding putative BOI-related E3 ubiquitin-protein ligase 3 isoform X2, which yields MAVEARHLNLFRPPVLGNQGLMVNGDERNGSSAFGAQMAYGVVAPLSGITTATDAALPIYCSTLADTFPVKTAAMKSENWLGSGVVPVSRKRARESVNPILSSYPNVAQNQSANNRYSSFNFLGEDITLQIHQQRMEMDRLISQHAEKVRMEMEERQRRFSRRMAASVKENILKTVKEKEDQLEKIGKLNWALEERVKSLSMENQIWRDLAHTNEAKANALRSDLEQVLAQVQDEQQHPVDAAEDAESCCDSNFEELDEDKHLRSDRICRSCGKEESCVLLLPCRHLCLCTQCGSSLHACPVCNSGRTASLHVNLS from the exons ATGGCAGTTGAAGCCCGGCATCTCAATCTGTTTCGTCCACCGGTTCTTGGCAATCA AGGGTTGATGGTGAACGGCGACGAAAGAAATGGGAGCAGCGCGTTTGGAGCTCAGATGGCGTACGGAGTTGTGGCTCCGTTATCTGGGATCACAACGGCGACGGATGCTGCTTTACCTATTTACTGCTCAACGTTAGCGGATACTTTTCCGGTCAAAACAGCGGCAATGAAATCAGAGAACTGGCTCGGCTCCGGCGTGGTTCCTGTTTCGAGGAAGCGTGCAAGGGAATCGGTCAATCCGATACTTTCGTCGTATCCAAACGTTGCACAGAACCAGAGTGCGAATAATCGTTAcagttctttcaattttttaGGAGAAGACATCACGCTTCAGATCCACCAGCAACGAATGGAAATGGATCGACTCATATCCCAACAT GCGGAGAAAGTGAGGATGGAAATGGAAGAAAGACAGAGAAGATTCTCCCGGCGAATGGCGGCATCAGTGAAAGAAAACATATTGAAGACAGtgaaagaaaaagaagatcAACTCGAAAAGATTGGAAAGCTGAACTGGGCACTGGAGGAGAGAGTGAAATCGCTCTCGATGGAAAACCAAATCTGGAGGGATTTGGCACACACCAATGAAGCCAAGGCCAACGCCCTTAGATCCGATCTCGAACAAGTCCTGGCCCAAGTCCAAGACGAACAACAGCACCCCGTCGACGCGGCGGAGGATGCCGAATCTTGCTGCGACAGCAACTTCGAGGAGTTGGACGAGGACAAACACCTGAGAAGCGATAGGATCTGCAGGAGCTGTGGGAAAGAGGAATCGTGCGTGCTGCTTTTGCCGTGCAGGCATCTGTGCCTCTGTACTCAGTGTGGGTCATCTCTTCATGCTTGCCCCGTTTGTAACTCCGGCAGAACGGCCAGTCTTCACGTTAATCTCTCCTGA
- the LOC142523260 gene encoding putative BOI-related E3 ubiquitin-protein ligase 3 isoform X1 produces MAVEARHLNLFRPPVLGNQYVQGLMVNGDERNGSSAFGAQMAYGVVAPLSGITTATDAALPIYCSTLADTFPVKTAAMKSENWLGSGVVPVSRKRARESVNPILSSYPNVAQNQSANNRYSSFNFLGEDITLQIHQQRMEMDRLISQHAEKVRMEMEERQRRFSRRMAASVKENILKTVKEKEDQLEKIGKLNWALEERVKSLSMENQIWRDLAHTNEAKANALRSDLEQVLAQVQDEQQHPVDAAEDAESCCDSNFEELDEDKHLRSDRICRSCGKEESCVLLLPCRHLCLCTQCGSSLHACPVCNSGRTASLHVNLS; encoded by the exons ATGGCAGTTGAAGCCCGGCATCTCAATCTGTTTCGTCCACCGGTTCTTGGCAATCAGTACGTTCA AGGGTTGATGGTGAACGGCGACGAAAGAAATGGGAGCAGCGCGTTTGGAGCTCAGATGGCGTACGGAGTTGTGGCTCCGTTATCTGGGATCACAACGGCGACGGATGCTGCTTTACCTATTTACTGCTCAACGTTAGCGGATACTTTTCCGGTCAAAACAGCGGCAATGAAATCAGAGAACTGGCTCGGCTCCGGCGTGGTTCCTGTTTCGAGGAAGCGTGCAAGGGAATCGGTCAATCCGATACTTTCGTCGTATCCAAACGTTGCACAGAACCAGAGTGCGAATAATCGTTAcagttctttcaattttttaGGAGAAGACATCACGCTTCAGATCCACCAGCAACGAATGGAAATGGATCGACTCATATCCCAACAT GCGGAGAAAGTGAGGATGGAAATGGAAGAAAGACAGAGAAGATTCTCCCGGCGAATGGCGGCATCAGTGAAAGAAAACATATTGAAGACAGtgaaagaaaaagaagatcAACTCGAAAAGATTGGAAAGCTGAACTGGGCACTGGAGGAGAGAGTGAAATCGCTCTCGATGGAAAACCAAATCTGGAGGGATTTGGCACACACCAATGAAGCCAAGGCCAACGCCCTTAGATCCGATCTCGAACAAGTCCTGGCCCAAGTCCAAGACGAACAACAGCACCCCGTCGACGCGGCGGAGGATGCCGAATCTTGCTGCGACAGCAACTTCGAGGAGTTGGACGAGGACAAACACCTGAGAAGCGATAGGATCTGCAGGAGCTGTGGGAAAGAGGAATCGTGCGTGCTGCTTTTGCCGTGCAGGCATCTGTGCCTCTGTACTCAGTGTGGGTCATCTCTTCATGCTTGCCCCGTTTGTAACTCCGGCAGAACGGCCAGTCTTCACGTTAATCTCTCCTGA